The genomic window GAACTTATCACCTGCCTTCCGCAGTTGTTCTTTTGCCTGGTTCTGAAGCTGCTCCTGCACTTCGGAGAGATCCATCGGGATGTCACCGCCATAGGCAAAAGTGAGTGGTTCGATCACGTGCGTCAGGCAAAGCTCGGCGCCGAACGCCTTTGCCATTTCCCCTGCCTTGTCCAGCACTTGTGAGGATTCTTCCGACAAGTCCAGGGCTACCAGAATGCGCTTGTAATCCGCCATGAGCACGCTTCTCCTTTTTTAATATCGCGTTGACAGTGGCTTGAGAGCTCACAGAGAGTCTACTGTAAAAAAAATCGATTGACAGGACCGGCGCGCGGCAAAGCACAATGGGCGCCATATTCATCAGACAGGGATACGCTTATGTCAGGATGGCTCCCCCTTCTTATTATTATCTTTGCCGTCGCCCTGGTGGTGGGGCCGGTCATGTGGATGAAGCCCAGCGACCGCGACCGCAGGCTTGCAGCACTGCGGCAGCGGGCGACCGCTGCAGGCATGACGGTAAAAATGCGGCCGTTACCGCCGGCATTGGGTGAAGGTACCGCCGCCGTTTACTTCAATCGATGGGAAGATCCCCGTCGACTGGATGTGGGCTGGAACATTGAGTTGCAACGCATGTCCCATGATCTCCACTTCTCCGATCGCTGGGATTGGGCCGGCAAAGCCGCCCCTGAGGCGGCCTGGCCGCTTGTCCGGGAGCTCCTCGGGCGCCTGCCGGAAGATGCCTGCGGTATCCACAGCACTCAGGGTGGCCTGGGCATTCAATGGCAGGAGCGAAGCGGTGACAAGGGTTTTGAGGCCGTGGAGCAGGCGCTGGCGCATCTGAGGCCGGAAATCGAGGAGGCAATCCGTCAGCGCCCCCGACGTACAGAGGAAAATGGTGGTGAGGGCGAAGAAAAGGGCGACGAAAAATAGTTGCCAGGAGGCCTTCTGCTGCCGCTTCTCAGTCGGAGCCCGGCTTCGGTTAATCGGCTTTCAAGAGGCGGTTCGAAGCCTGTAAAACCATCCTGCACGGAGGGGGATTTTACCCCTCCGGCTTGACCGCACTGGGTGCGGAGCTTATATATTCGCGCATTGCAGCGCCCATAGTTGCCACTGGAAAGGCGCTGTCGGCAGTAAAATTTCTTAAAGAATTCAAAGGCTTATGGGTAAATCACTGGTCATTGTCGAATCACCGGCCAAAGCGAAAACCATCAACAAATACCTCGGCAAGGACTTCGTGGTGAAGTCCAGTGTGGGGCATATTCGCGATTTGCCCACTGCCGGCAGTAACAAACAACCTGTCGATCCCAAAGAGCGTGCGCGCAAAGCGGCAGAGACGCGCAAGCTTTCACCGGAAGAGAAAGAAAAGTACAAGCGCAAGAAAAACCGCGAGCAGCTGATCAAGCGGATGGGGATTGACCCGGATCATGACTGGGCCGCGCATTACGAGATCCTTCCCGGCAAGGAAAAAGTGGTCAGTGAATTGCGCAAGCTGGCGGAAAACGCGGACCAGATTTATCTGGCAACGGACTTGGACCGTGAGGGGGAAGCGATCGCCTGGCACCTGCGGGAGGCGATTGGTGGTGATGACAATCGCTATCGCCGGGTGGTCTTCAATGAGATCACCAAATCCGCGATCCAGGAGGCCTTCAAAGACCCGGGCCGGTTGAACATCAATCGTGTAAACGCCCAGCAGGCCCGGCGTTTCCTCGACCGGATTGTCGGTTACATGGTCTCGCCGCTGCTGTGGGAAAAGGTTGCCCGCGGTCTCTCCGCGGGTCGGGTCCAGTCAGTGGCCGTGCGCCTCGTTGTGGAGCGCGAGCGAGAAATCCGTGCC from Microbulbifer aggregans includes these protein-coding regions:
- a CDS encoding universal stress protein, whose amino-acid sequence is MADYKRILVALDLSEESSQVLDKAGEMAKAFGAELCLTHVIEPLTFAYGGDIPMDLSEVQEQLQNQAKEQLRKAGDKFGVAEERQRVVLGQPATEIHRLADELESDLIIMGSHGRHGLALLLGSTANGVLHGAGCDVLAVRVHSD